In Sphingopyxis macrogoltabida, the sequence AACTCGGCGAACAAGGTCCGCAGATATTGCGCGCGATCAGGAACTTCGAGGTCGAGCAGCTTCTCGATCGCCAGCACATAGCTGTGCTCCATGCCGAGCGGCGAGCAATAGTCGAGCCGGTCGAAATAGGGCAAAGCCTGCAGATACGTCTTGTACTCGATCAGCTTTTCGGTGCCGCGATGCAGCAGCCCGACGTGCGGATCGACGCGTTCGATGATCTCGCCATCGAGCTCCATCACCATGCGCAGCACGCCATGCGCCGCGGGATGCTGCGGGCCGAAGTTGATCGTGTAGTTGGTGACGACCTGATCGCCGGCGGTATCCGCCGTATCGACCGGATAGCCTTCGAACATGTCGCTGCCGTGGTGCTTGACCTGAGGAGAGTCGGTCATGCGTCACCTCCCGTCTTGGGCTTGCGCGGCGCGCGCGGCTTGGCGGGCGCTTTCTCGGCCTTGGCGGTCGCGGGTGTTTTGGCGGCCTTGGTCGCCGGCTTTGCCTTCGCACCGTCGCGGCTCGTCTTGGCGGCCTTCAGATTAGTTTTCGCCCCTGCCCCGGTATCGGCCGGCTTTTCGGTCGTCTTCGGGGTCGGCGGCGGCGGCGCTTTCGCCTTGTCGTCGGCCTTCTTGACCTCGGCGGCGGTCATCGGCGTCGGCGCGCCCTTGCCCGGCGCCTCGCCGGTGCCGCCGGCCTTTTCGTCGCCGGGCAGCACATAGTCGGCGCCTTCCCACGGGCTGAGGAAGTCGAAGTTGCGGAAATCCTGTGCCAGCTTTACCGGCTCATAGACGACGCGCTTGTCCTCTTCGCTGTACCGGAGCTCGATATAACCGGTGAGCGGGAAGTCCTTGCGCTGCGGATGCCCCTGGAAACCATAGTCGGTCAGGATGCGGCGGAGGTCGGGATTGCCCGCGAACAGCACGCCGTACATGTCGAACACTTCGCGTTCGAGCCAGCCGGCAACCGGCCAGACGGGCACGATGCTCGGCACCGGCGTCGCCTCGTCGGTGCAGACGCGAACGCGCAGCCGATGGTTCCGCGTGACGCTGAGCAGGTGATAGACGACCTCGAAGCGCTCGGCGCGTTCCGGGTAATCGACCCCGGCGATTTCCATCAGTTGCTGATAATCGAGATTGTCGCGCAGCGCGATCATCACACCGGCGACCGCTTCGCGGCGCACGGTAATGCTGTCCTCGCCGACCGTGAAGACATGCTCGATCAGGTCGGTGCCGAGCAGCTTTGCGAGCGCAGCGCCAATGCCCTCGCGGGGCGCGATCAGGGGAGCGGGACTGGCCATCAGCGTTCGATCGTCCCGGTGCGGCGGATCTTCCGCTGCAACTGCATGACGCCGTACAGCAGCGCCTCCGCGGTCGGCGGGCAACCGGGGACATAGATGTCCACGGGCACGATACGGTCGCAGCCGCGAACCACCGAATAGCTGTAATGATAATAGCCGCCGCCATTGGCGCAGCTACCCATCGAAATGACATATTTCGGGTTCGACATCTGGTCGTAAACCCGGCGCAGCGCCGGCGCCATCTTGTTGCAGAGCGTCCCCGCGACGATCATCACGTCGCTCTGGCGCGGCGACGCGCGCGGTGCGGCGCCGAAGCGCTCCATATCGTAACGCGGCATGTTGACGTGGATCATCTCGACCGCGCAGCACGCCAGCCCGAAGGTCATCCACCACAGCGAGCCGGTGCGCGCCCAGTTGAACAGATCCTCGGTCGAGGTGACGAGAAAGCCCTTGTCGCCGACTTCGCTATTGAGGTCGTCGAAGAAGTTCTGGTCCGGGTTCGTACCGGGCGCAACCGGCATCTGGCCGGGCATGATGATGCTGGAAGTGCTCATTCCCAATCCAACGCGCCTTTTTTCCACGCGTACACAAGGCCGAGCGTGAGTTCGGCGAGGAAAATCATCATCGTGGCCCAACCGGCCCAGCCGATTTCTTCGAGGCTCACCGCCCACGGGAAGAGGAAGGCCGCTTCGAGGTCAAAGATGATGAAGAGGATCGCAACAAGATAGAAGCGCACGTCGAACTGGCTGCGCGCATCCTCGAATGCGGGAAAGCCGCATTCATATTCGGTGAGCTTCGCCGGATCGGGCTGATGCGCACCGGTCAGACGGGCGACGCCCATCGGCAGAAAAACGAACGCCGATGACAATCCGACCGCAATGGCCAGAAAGATCAGGATCGGCAAATATTGCGTCAGGTCGACCATGGGGGCGCGCAGTCCTGTGTTGCTGGCGCTCTTGTGGCGCCGTTCTTGCGGGGCGCTTTAGGCCAGCAAGTCGCACCTCGCAAGCGTTGCGGGCGCTAAATTCGCATGATCGTGATCAAAAGCACTCGGGTGGGTGGCGGCGGGCGCTATTGCCGTGTTACGCCTTCCGCAAGGGTCGGCTTTCCGGGCCGCCAGCGCCCGGCTTCGAATAGGGAGTTTTCATGCAAAAACATATCTTGGGGACGGCACTGGCGCTGGGCGCGGCAACCGTGATCGCGGCGACTCCGGCGCAGGCGGAACTGGTCAACGCCCAGAACCCGGCGACGATCAAGACGATCCTCGAGTCGCAGGGCTGGCCCGCAACGCTGATCCAGAAGGACGGCGACGATCCCTATATCGAAAGCAGCCGCAACGACATGAAGTTCCTGGTGATCTTCATGAACTGCACCGACAACCGGCGGTGCAAGACGATCCAATATTATATGGGCTTCAACGACGCGAAGGACCTCGCGCTGACCCGGCTCAACCAGTGGAACAAGGACAAGCGCTTTGCCCGCGCCTACAAGGACGATGAAGGCGACCCGGTGCTCGAAATGGACGTCGATCTCGACTTCGCCGGCATCCCGCGCGAGAATGTCGGCGAAAGCCTCAACACCTGGTCCTCGCTGATGGACAGCTTCCGCGAGTTCGTTTTCGAGAAGTGAGCGAGACCCTCAATCGGAATGCGGGATATGACCTGATCGCGCTTGTCACGTTTGACGTCGACCCGGGCGCCGAAACGCGCGACAAGCCGATAACCGCCGATTGGGGGCCCAGCATATTGGTGAATAATGTTCTTTATCCCGGGCACGTCAAAGCCTGCGATAAGCCGATATTTTT encodes:
- a CDS encoding NADH-quinone oxidoreductase subunit A gives rise to the protein MVDLTQYLPILIFLAIAVGLSSAFVFLPMGVARLTGAHQPDPAKLTEYECGFPAFEDARSQFDVRFYLVAILFIIFDLEAAFLFPWAVSLEEIGWAGWATMMIFLAELTLGLVYAWKKGALDWE
- a CDS encoding YbjN domain-containing protein; protein product: MQKHILGTALALGAATVIAATPAQAELVNAQNPATIKTILESQGWPATLIQKDGDDPYIESSRNDMKFLVIFMNCTDNRRCKTIQYYMGFNDAKDLALTRLNQWNKDKRFARAYKDDEGDPVLEMDVDLDFAGIPRENVGESLNTWSSLMDSFREFVFEK
- a CDS encoding NuoB/complex I 20 kDa subunit family protein, producing MSTSSIIMPGQMPVAPGTNPDQNFFDDLNSEVGDKGFLVTSTEDLFNWARTGSLWWMTFGLACCAVEMIHVNMPRYDMERFGAAPRASPRQSDVMIVAGTLCNKMAPALRRVYDQMSNPKYVISMGSCANGGGYYHYSYSVVRGCDRIVPVDIYVPGCPPTAEALLYGVMQLQRKIRRTGTIER
- a CDS encoding NADH-quinone oxidoreductase subunit C → MASPAPLIAPREGIGAALAKLLGTDLIEHVFTVGEDSITVRREAVAGVMIALRDNLDYQQLMEIAGVDYPERAERFEVVYHLLSVTRNHRLRVRVCTDEATPVPSIVPVWPVAGWLEREVFDMYGVLFAGNPDLRRILTDYGFQGHPQRKDFPLTGYIELRYSEEDKRVVYEPVKLAQDFRNFDFLSPWEGADYVLPGDEKAGGTGEAPGKGAPTPMTAAEVKKADDKAKAPPPPTPKTTEKPADTGAGAKTNLKAAKTSRDGAKAKPATKAAKTPATAKAEKAPAKPRAPRKPKTGGDA